A stretch of DNA from Gimesia chilikensis:
TCCGTTGGGGAACTGGCTGGTCACACATTTCGGCGAAGGCTTCTGCGACCCGCATGCAGCGGACGAGCCCCTGTGTCATGATGGGCAGGTTCAGCTCGGCATCGTCCTGATGATGGGCATAGACCGGTTGTACGATGGAGAATGGAAAGCCCCATGATTGCAGAACCGCTGCTGAGACCATCCCGTGGTCGGTGTTGGTGACCATGTTTTCTGAAGCGGTGAACTGCAATGTCGGGATGCTGCGGACCCGCTTAATGACCCGTTCAAAATAGACTTCGCCGTAGTGCTCTGCGAGCACCAGGATCCCGATGTCCTGCAGGATTCCCAGCAGGTAGGCTGTTTCGGGCGGGACCGAATCATAATAACGGGCGATGGATTCCGCGGTGGCGGCGATCAGGGAGGTTCGTTTCAGGTACCAGTTTCGGAAGTCTTCTGCCCAGGGTTTCATGAGTTTGGAACGTACGGTTCTCAAACCGAGAGAGAGGCAGATCGCGATGGCCTGCCGGGGGCCGAGCAGAGTGACGATGCCTTTGAGGTCCTTCTGCTTGGAAGAAGATGCGACCTGCGAAGAGTTACCCACTTTGATGAGTTCAGAGGTCAGACGTGAATCAGTTTCGATCTCTTTGACCAGCTGCGGAATTGAAATTTCGAGCGTGGAGCGGGCGGCATGTTGAGCCAGTCGGGTTAGCACATGAGGGAACGGGGGCACATCGGTGAATTCGGTGATGAGCCTACGGGCTGCCGGATCAATCATCAGGCAGTGGTGCGAGCGGCGAGAGAGATAGCCGTATGCCGTGTTCAGGATATCGGCTTCATCCGTATCGGCTTCAATTGTTTTTTCGACACCCAGAGAGCTCTCAATGTCAATCCGGTTCAGCGTGTCACTGTCTCCCCTGAGGAAGGCGGGGATGTTGATGAGGTCGGCGTGCAGGCGTTCGACAATCTGATTCCCACGCAGGAAGCCAGAGATTTCCTGATCAATGATCAGCAGGTCGACCCGTTTTTCGTTTACAATTTCCAGGAGATGATCGGTGCTGAGAGCGATGACGACATCCAGGGGTGAATCGGCAGCAGCCAGCACAATTTTGTGTGTGAATGAGGTGTCGGGACTCAGGATAACGACGTTATGTTTTGATCCGGAGTTCTGCGTGTCTGGTGATTGATCGGGTGCTTTGATCAGGGGTTTTGCAGACGGGCGGTCACCCAGGGCCTGAAGCATTTCCTGGGCGAATTGCTTATAATCGATCGGCTTATGGAAGATATGTTTGATGCCACGTTTGTTTAAATCCTGCTCAATCCGGGGTTCGACGATGCCGGTGAGCACACAGACCAGAGGTTGACAGTCTCCCCGACCAATCAGCTGTGCACAAAACGCATGGCCATTCATGCCAGGCATCTTGAGATCGGAGATGACCAGATCATATTGATGCCGATCACACATTTGTAAAGCGACGCCTGCCTCACCTGTGGTATCACAGTGGAACCCCGCCTGAGTCAACGCACGTGCCAGCAGCTGTCGTAGAGATGGTTCATCATCGACGATCAGCGCGTGATATTGAAAGGAACTAATTGCTCAATCCTCCGATTGTCGTCATGACTGTGAGCAGGCTGATCAAACAGCTTCATGCTGTGCCGTGAGTCGCTTTTAAATTTATCATTCAAAATGGCAAAGCAATGTCAGTCATCCACTGAAATGGAACAGTAACCGGCAGACATTGAGCATGCGATTTTACTGTTCAATACGAAATACTTGTTGAACGCTATCAGAAAGGCAAACTTTTTGTACTCGTAGTCGTAAATGTCAGAAATGTCGGAGATGGAGGAGGCAAAAGATCTGAGATTTACAGTCAATCAGATCAGGTCACGTGGCGTTGAATTTCCATTTCAATTCGTCTTTCAATGTTGAGGTCCTGATGAGGGAAATCTGAACTATTTTGACTAATTAAATCTCCAAATTGCTGTGTTTCGAATCGTGATATTCAATGAGAGTTGCTCAGGGAATGATTTGCACAGTCGTGGAAAAGATTAGCTCTATCCACGTTTTCATACAATATTGAACGGATTTTTCTCGGGCGGAAATTAGTAGAAATTTGACACGTTTGGTGGATTTACAAATATAGTTCCTTATTGGTGAAAAAGAGTGAGGTGAACAGAGCAGTGACGTGCGACATTCTG
This window harbors:
- a CDS encoding HDOD domain-containing protein → MSSFQYHALIVDDEPSLRQLLARALTQAGFHCDTTGEAGVALQMCDRHQYDLVISDLKMPGMNGHAFCAQLIGRGDCQPLVCVLTGIVEPRIEQDLNKRGIKHIFHKPIDYKQFAQEMLQALGDRPSAKPLIKAPDQSPDTQNSGSKHNVVILSPDTSFTHKIVLAAADSPLDVVIALSTDHLLEIVNEKRVDLLIIDQEISGFLRGNQIVERLHADLINIPAFLRGDSDTLNRIDIESSLGVEKTIEADTDEADILNTAYGYLSRRSHHCLMIDPAARRLITEFTDVPPFPHVLTRLAQHAARSTLEISIPQLVKEIETDSRLTSELIKVGNSSQVASSSKQKDLKGIVTLLGPRQAIAICLSLGLRTVRSKLMKPWAEDFRNWYLKRTSLIAATAESIARYYDSVPPETAYLLGILQDIGILVLAEHYGEVYFERVIKRVRSIPTLQFTASENMVTNTDHGMVSAAVLQSWGFPFSIVQPVYAHHQDDAELNLPIMTQGLVRCMRVAEAFAEMCDQPVPQRILKVNQLLSDYYQKGRMEAQDVFLTAIDKSNQMSEILRTPPLSAEELEAIATQFQEGDEQEV